A DNA window from Ipomoea triloba cultivar NCNSP0323 chromosome 10, ASM357664v1 contains the following coding sequences:
- the LOC116031675 gene encoding uncharacterized protein LOC116031675, with translation MESWEDDNILFEELTRQLLELTEEDDNKRIVNSKHGNRYRPSILQPQCRFEWIHSEDTNNKVPKYLVELWNREKSNNGTGVFIPKRSTNKGKGSIKENMLHPQCLVFSWISEYRGWVFIGTGASVPISLTLPEQITRKEEP, from the exons atggaatCATGGGAAGATGACAACATTTTGTTTGAAGAACTTACTAGGCAACTATTAGAATTGACAGAAGAGGATGATAACAAGAGGATCGTCAACTCAAAACATGGTAATAGATATAGGCCATCGATATTGCAACCCCAATGTCGGTTTGAGTGGATACATAGCGAGGATACCAACAACAAAGTGCCCAAATACCTTGTAGAGCTGTGGAATAGAGAGAAAAGCAATAATGGAACTGGGGTGTTCATACCAAAGCGTAGTACTAACAAAGGGAAAGGctctataaaagaaaatatgttGCACCCTCAGTGCCTTGTATTCTCTTGGATATCAGAATATAGAGGTTGGGTGTTCATTGGAACTGGGGCGTCTGTGCCCATATCGTTAACTTTGCCAGAGCAGATAACCCG GAAGGAAGAACCGTAG